atgaattaaaTACACATACACAGaggaattgacaaaaattatgtGACACTGCATTTGAAATCAGTGACACATTAATTCATCTCTAAATTTCTCACCAAAATTCAATGacaatgtatgtcaaattgTTTTTCTAACACACGGAAAACCATAAACTAGCCAACAAAAAAGATAATctcaaagtaaaataaaaagaaacttggAAAGAAAATCTACTGCTGCAAAATTCTAGTACCCTTAACCAACAGACTGGCCTCTGAAAATCACTCAACAGTACAGATCTTGATCATGGAATCAGTGTCAAGTCCATGCAACACCACGACCGAGTCTCCAGTATTGCAAAGTGCCTGACCCTTTGCATTTTGAATGGCCAATTCTATAGCTTCTTCGCTTGCCAATTCTGGGCATATATCAGGCACCAGACCCCTATAAATAAGGCTATGCCTTAATGGAGCTATAAAAGACCATGACAAGTCAATTACATCACTTGTTATCTGTGGAACCACCAGAGAAATTATTGGCACACTTGGCCTGTACTTAGCTACTAGCTTTGCTGTGTTTCCACCCTTGCTAATGACCAAAATCAGAGTTGCTTTCATGCAATGGGCTGTGTGCACTGCTGAAGCAGCCAAACTCTCTAATGAACTCTTAAGCATTGGTGCAGTTTCTATTGTTCTTTTAAAAAGGTCTCCATAATTTATGAAATTCTCTGCCTCTGCACAGATTTTGGCCATAGTTTGAACAGCAATTTCAGGATAGGCGCCAGCGGCAGTTTCTCCACTGAGCATCACACAGTCAGTTCCATCAAGAACAGCATTGGCAACATCAGTGGCTTCAGCACGCGTAGGCCTGGGAGATTTGGTCATGGACTCCAGCATCTGAGTGGCTGTTATTACTGGTTTTCCTTGTATGTTGGCACTTCGGATCATCATTTTCTGAGCCCAGAATATCTTTTCAATTGGAATTTCCATTCCTAGGTCACCCCTTGCCACCATGAATCCATCCGAGTTTGCAAGAATTTCATCAAAATTATCAATCCCTTCTTGATTTTCAACCTACCAGAAATAGAATGCCAAAAATCAGTCAGTAGAAAATTCTGAACTACAAAAACAATGCCTACTTGAAGTATATGTCTTTGTCAATCTCCAGAAAAGAAGTCATCCagcttataaaaaataatgggatAAGAATAACGagaactaattttttttgttttgttgatttcAACAATTGAAGTAATATTATATGAGAAAGACATGTTTGTATTTAATTGGATAACCTTACGTACTAAGTTTTTCCATATCAGATAACATACCTTTGAAATAAGAAGGATATTGTTTGCATGCTTTCCCAGTAGTTTCCGGACCTCAACAAGGTCTGAACCTTTCCGAACGAAAGACAAAGCAATCATGTCAATCTCATTTGGAATTCCCCAGTTCAGTATATCATCTATGTCCTTGTCTGTTAAGGTTGGGAGATCAACAACAACCCCAGGGAGATTGACATTCTTCTTTTCACCAAGTACTGCAGAGTTTTCACAACGACACCTAACCAAACCCAATTCCTTGTCACAGTCAAGAACTGTGAGACTAATTGACCCGTCAGCGCACAGAATAACGCTTTGTGGCTTCAAATCTTTAGCTAGCTTCTCATAGCTCATAGATATCATAGTTTCATCACACTTTGTGTTGTAGTCTGTTGTGATGAGAATTTCCTGACCCTGCTGGAGTTCAACGGGCTTTGAATCTTTTAGAAACCCAGTTCGAATCTCTGGACCCTGTTATATAATTcgcaattttcaaaattcaattgtTAATCAAATTCCTTATAATAGGGTAACATTCAAAACACTACAAACTGATGACTTATTGAAGTGGGAGACTAAATCCATTATATTTCAAGACTGGAGCTAATTTTTTGCTGCAGAATGAGAACTTTCATGAGGAaccaaataaaatttgtttacaGAATCTTGGAGAGCTTTTTATGTGCAACTCTCCTTTTaagaatttttatcaaaattaaatttgtgTGTTACCGAGGTTTTCAttccaattttaattttgattcataaaagaaagaagaaaaaagagaggtgATTTTAACCAAAAGTCAAGATCTGTGCATGcttttcaaaattgaaagtttttaattaatcaatttaactaTGAAACACCTTTTGTTTCTTAAAACTCAATACAGTTGCTCTCAAATCAGCGCACTCTATTTTAAGCATCAATTTGAGAACTTaggagaaatgaaaaaaacaataCATATATTAACTGAAGACCATATAGATCACCAACAAGCAACTACTCAATTCTTAGATTTGAAGCTATGGGATTTGGTTCGTGATATTTACTCTTTATTACAGCCCCAAGACCAGGGCCGGCCTAAGGCCTAGGCAACTTAGGCCTAGGCTTAAGGCCCCAACCACAAAAAACATTGTAAAAtgctcaaaattttttataaaaaaatataaatttgttcaAATGGTTGTGCACTTTATATTATTAGTGATGTTAAGAACatcacaaattttactatacatttacaaactaatatgttaccaatcaccaaaaaaaaaaaaagtattttaaatattcattaattGTATTATTGAAGCTCATCAATCATTGCTTTGTcacaatatattatatacattttgtAATACctttaatattttccttttttatttctaacaaggctttaaaaaaaattacaaatttgttaGATCATCAATGATGATTAATCTCTCCTAATAATTTGAAACTTTATTATTTGTAAACTAATGTACTACAAAGTCACACACcaagataaattaattttcttttaaatttttttttctttttgttaaatttatttttcaactaTAATATTCAATTCTCTATGTGAAATTAACCTTAGCTTAGTTAGtattattcattaaattatatatttaatacatcAAATTAACCTCAATTTgattagtattaaataattttatttaattaatatttatatataaaaggccCTATGTAAATCTTTTGCCTTAAGTCCCAAATTAAGTTGGGTCAGCCTtgccaagacaccaattgggTTTTTTGTAgttgaaattcaaattcaagATAAGGAACCTTTCTAGTTCCGCTAATAACCCAATACTAAAAATCCCCAACCTACGTGACATCGTTATTGCTCACAATCTACAACAAGAAACTAAAAGGATCTAACTCCTAGCACCCGGCACATAGCACATATTTACCTATTCCTAAAACTAGTTTAAGATAGAAGGAGATATAGGgaacaaagaaacaaacacatacacaaaaCTAAGACTAATTAAAGAACCAAAGAAGAGTATAAACATTAAGAAACAAAACCCAGTAAAAATTTAGccataaaaaacccaaaaagacaAATATTTATTGAACAAAGAAGCAAGATAATGATAGTCATGTTTATACCTTAGTGTCCAACATGACAGCACAGTGAGCGCCAGTGTTGCGCATGGCAGTCCTGAGATTATCAAGGGTGTGTTGATGGTAAGCATGAGTGCCATGAGAGAAGTTGAAGCGAGCAACATTCATCCCTGCCCTAAGAAGTCTCTCTAACATGTCCACTGACCGCGATGATGGTCCCAAAGTGCACACAATCTTTGTCTTTGGCCTGCCCTGGGCTGCAGCACCAAGTAACTTCTCCATTGCACTATAACACTACTGTTTTCACGTAACAGGAACAgccaaaaaacacacacacaaaggcaCCCAAGAGACTGTTGAGACAAATAGACAATGAAGCCGTTTGACTTGTTGGGTTTTTATAGGGTTTTGACGCTCGAAAACTAATCCCTTTTCTACTAGTGCTAGGAATAGTTAGGACCAAAATTTCGGTGATTTTCTACTTTTCTTGACACCGAAACAAACTATTCGGCGTATCATGCAAGAAATTTGGCTCCACTGTTGATTTTGGTGACCTATTGATAAAGGAGTCACGTGATCAGTTCTAGTTGTACTTagtcaatattattattattcttatttgaGGAAgtgaatgaataaataaataaataagttgcAACATCAATAAATATTAACAGTATTAAATCATTGATATATCATATtatgattctaaaattaatcataatttttgttaattattaatGTTTGCTGGAAAGATATTACCTCAAGCACTAGTAACCTCCAACTAAGTGTCTTTTTAATTCTACTCTAATTTGCTGCTAAGTGTCTTTATATTCTAAATAGTCTAATTTTATGCATGTTCTAATTGTATTGTAATATTctatcaattatatttatatgcaaATTTATGCACctactattttttataataataaaaaattcaattctaaTTGTGGTTGTTCTTTCCTACATTGTGTATTTGTCTTTATACAAGAGTTATAACCTAGTTATCATTTACTTTGGAATTATATTCGTTGCACTTCTTAGAAAACTACTAGTTACAAACTTTATTGCTTGACAAGCTTTAGATTAAATCTGTATAATTGGTGCATGGTTTTGGAGACTTCAAACTTGCAAGCTAggtaaaattattatatgaaacAACACATTGTGAATGATGGATTATTAAGCTTCACGCTTTTATCTGTGGACCAATTCCTTAATGCTTCATGCTCCTCTAATCTTTTGTTTAGTCCAATTGTGAATGAGTTAGGAACAGATGCGAGAGCCATCAACGAAGAAGACCcagaatattttttctttttttttttttttgaggggcaAAACCATGAACTTTCATTAATGAGAACTTTCATTAATGAAAACTTTCATATCGGACAACAGAAAACAAAGGTAgcggaacatcctccatccacaaaataaagtttgtaattCCTAAAGCATATCTAGCTAAAGAATGAAGAACATTATTACATTCTCTCCTTACATGAGAGTAACAtgattgataaaataaattagcaTCAGACAAATATCATCCATCAGCAATCTAACAGTAGATAAAAAAATGATCATCCTCCTTAAGAAGGCCCAAAACTTGAGCAACCAATTTTCTTACTTTCCcccatacatacatacatacatacatacatacatacatacatatatatatatatatatatatatatatatcaattgatattaataatgaattaaataaacaattgtaattATCATGcaaaatctaatataaaagcatgctataatttattttttaatacttagTTTAATTTATTCAATAACCCTCCacgtttttcatattttgaactCATTATTAAGTTCAAGATTCTTCTTAATCTTAATtaacacactctctctctctctctctctctctctctatatatatatatatatatatatatatgctaggCTACTATTTTAAAGTAGAGGACTGTACTATTAGGGCggttacccaaaaaaaatctcagcATCCAGTATGAATCAAAGCACCCGATACGTGCTGATCCCCTTGATAACAGTGGTAACCCTTTATCAATTACTTTTGTTTATAGTCAACCTGATCAGGCCAAAAGGGAAGAAGTTTGGTCTGAACTCAAACAACTTAAAATCACTGCTCATCCAAATTAGTTATGTATTGGAGATTTTAAACAAATCTTATCGCATGAGGAAAAATTCTCCTTTAATAATGGAAACATTGTAGGAGCTAAACTTTTTCAACAAACTTTGTCTGATCTGGAACTCTATGAGCTTGAGGCTAAGGGTCAAAGATTTACATGGATGAACAAAAGAGAAGATGAAGCCTTTGTTATGGAAAGATTGGACAAAGCTTTTGCCTCTGTAGAATGGATAAACTCCTATACACACTGTGCGCTTAAGATTCAACCTATCTCAAGATTTGATCGATTTTGAGATGCAACAACCATTCAAAGGAGGCCTTTTAAGTTTAAAAGAATGTGACTTACGCATGATGCTTGTAAGGATATGATTCAAAATGCTTGGAATGTCCATACTGAAGGTTCTCGAGCTTTCAAATTGGGCGAAAATAGAAAATTAGCaataatattcaaaaaatataattaatagttacagtttataaactatattttttactagcatctcgagtcttaaGGGCTCGATTTTGAGTCTAAAAATCGACTTTTTGAGGGTCGATTTTTAATGTTTGATgcggcattttttccacgtagagtctacctgaaaatcgagtctctaagactcgatttacaagcccaaaaaaaaaaaaaaaaatctaagtctTTTACCATTCGTTCCCTGAAATAcacaacaaccaccaaaacCACCTATCCCACATCAAAATCCATCCATCACCATGGGAAGATCATGACTGAGTAGAACCcaccacacacaaaaaaaaaaaaaaaaaaccaatgtcCCCAGATCCGTGACTgcctgggtcgcgcgacctAAGCGCGCAGCGGCCTAGGTCTCGCAACCTGGGTCACGTAGCCTAGGTCACACGGACCTAGGTCGTGCGGCCTGGGTCGCACGGATCTGGGTCGCGTGAATTGGGTTGCGCAACCTGGGCGCGGTGGCATGGGTCAGCGTGGGTCGGTGGCGATGGGTCTGTGGCGGCTAGGCTTGTGCAGATCAACATGGAGGAGGAAGAAACAAGCAGATGGAGAGGTAGTGATAAGAGAGACATGATGACCAGACGTGAAACGCagaaaaaataaggagaaaataaGAATagatataagatataaattgagtcttagagactcgatttccaactaGACGCCACGTGGAAAATATGTCACATCAGACGAAATTAGACCATAAATATCGaccctcaaagactcgatttataggcccAAAATTGATTCtattagactcgagatgctagtaaaaaatatagtttgtaaacagtAACTGCTAACTATGTAGTTGGAAAGTAATGGCTAATTTGCTATTTTCGCCTTCAAATTGCAACACAAAATTACTAATGTGAAGAAATAATTCATTGAATGGAACAAGCGAGTGTTTGGAAAGGTGAAAAAGGAAGTTAAAGACAAGCAAAAGAAACTCCAAGATCCCCAAGAGTCCATTCAAACCTTTGCTGATGTCAAAAAGGAAAGAGCACTTAGAGAagagattgaaaatttaatgACACGGGGGGAAATTATGTGGGCTCAGAAGGCAAGGAGTGACTGGATTATTCAAGGGGACGGAAACACTAGATATTTCCACCAAAGAAGAGCTCGAAGTAGAATCCTACACCTTAAAACTGCAAATGgaaataaaattgaggaattaGAGGAAATTGAGAGTACTTTGGTGGAGCATTTCAAAAATCAATATGCTGAGACAGACACCAAATAAATCCAAAACCTTTTGGAGGAACTAGCAGCTTTTCCTATCCGAAAGATTGATCAACACCAACAAACTTACCTGGACAGCCAAATAATAGATGTTGAAGTTGAACTGGCAGTTTATAAACTTGGTCCACATAAAGCACCTGGGCCAAATTGGATCCCAGCTTTCTTTCAGGATTTTTGGAGCATTGTCAAACATGATATACTCAACCCTGTTCATGCTTTCTTCCATTTAGCTTCTCTCCTCAAATCCTTTAACCAAACATTtcttattttcatttgaaagGTCAATATTCCTGAGGATGGATCTCATTTTAGACCTATTTGTTTTGCAATGATATCTACAAAATTATTTCCAAAATTCTAGTGTCTAGACTTAAACCTTTTATGGATACATTTCCAAAATGCTTTTATACAAGGTAGAAACATTCCTGATAACATTCTCTTAGCTCATGAAATTTTTGATACTTAAGGAAAAagacagaaagaaagaaaggttgAAAATTGATATGTGTAAGGCTTATGATAAGGTTAATTAGAATTTCCCAAGGGCTATTTTACTTTCTATGAACTTCAGTCATACTTAGGTGAATTGGATCATGGAATGTGTCACTGCAATCTAATAAACCTTACTGGTTAATGGTAGCCCTACACAATCCTTTTGTCCATATAGAGGCATAAGACAAGATGATCTTATCTCCCCATAAAAGGCATCAAAGTGGGAAGGAATGGTGTCTCTTTCACACACCTATTTTTTGCAGATAATTATTGCGAGAGACTGCACCCCGGCCCGTTTTGGTGTTGGTCTAAACCCATGTGAATAGGTGAAGTCGTGTTATTACCTTTGAAAATGGAGGTTTGACTgattatattttcccctttaaaTTAAGCGTTTTATAATGAAGTtaccacttatttaattattggaaaaaataagaaaaccataactgaaaattttatcattctattaatttgaattgaatttacattgatcattggaaattacatgactttggtcctagatacaatctaaaataaagtacatggctttgtttcctaattacaatctagaaattgaaaattacaaggatAAACATTGATCTATTAACCCTTGATATCTCTAAGTTcagaggctatgttacaagatgagaaggtgttagacaTCTACCTTCCCCGATaaaaccggtcttctagactaaGGTGGCCAACATTCATGTCACATCATCcaacatgttatcaatcaattgcaTGTTCATTGTTTTGCgtaaatttaatgtgtgtgcatgtgataaatcCTAATTCcatttattaagcattgcatttcgattgaaaaaataaattctaataaatatGTGTGGATGGTGACACCCTAGTTCCACTTTTGCAgatgattctttatttttcttccaaaaTGATAGCCGCTCCCTCACTAATctggaaaaaaacaaaaacaaaaacaaaaacaaaaacaaacaaacaaacagttCTATGGTATTGTTCAATCTCAAGACAAAGTATCAATTTTAACAAGTTGATAGAGTTCAGGTCAAACTCCAAGGTTGGAAAGCCAAGCTTTTATACCAAGTTGGCGGGACTACTCTTATTTCCTCAATTTTACAGGTCATGCCTTTGTATACTTTCTTCTGCTTTAGAGCTCTTGAAACAGTTTGTAACAAGCTAGACTCTATCACCAAAGCCTTCTGGTGGGGTCATGAGCCTGGAGTTAGGAAATTACATTTGACCAATTGGGATACAAtatttcaaccaaaaaatatgGGTGGACTTGGACTCAAAAAATTCATTCTTATTAATCAAGCAATGATTTCTAAGCAATATTGGAGAATCCAAAGCTCCCCCCATTCCCTTTTAGCAAAAACTTTCAAGGCCAAATAGTTCCCTAGATCTTCCTTACAGGATTATAAACCAAAATCCCATCATTCTTGGATTTggaaaaatgttacaacaccataattttcttctttataccATGGTCAATGGCTAATAGGAAATGGACATCAAATCCCTCTCACTCACCCATCTTGGTTCCATTGTCCAAACCATATCTTAATGGAGAATGGACTCCCTAAAGGCACAGTGGATGACCTCATTGATGCAAATACAAAATCCTGGAAATATGACCTCATCCAAAAATTATACTCATACCCCAGTTGTATGGAAAAATCGTGTATCTTCCAATCTCAAAAACTGATGGCATCTTTGATAGAATCTTATGGAAGCATTCATCTTCAGGAGAATACACAGTTAGTGCGGCCTACTCTCTACTTCACCAAAACCACAACTCCACTCACTTGCTAAATTAGAGAATCTCTAATATCCCTCAAGTAGTTTGGAAGCTGATTTGAAAAGTTAAGCTACCTCTGAAAATAATCACtttcatttggaaaattctatatgACAGTAATcctattttgtaattttaaaaagtagAGGATCCCAGCTACTAACAAAGGTCTTATGTGTAATGAGGTAGAAGAAACAACCACTCATCTTTTCTTACATTGTCCCTTTACAAGAGCTGTTTGGCATGGTTTTATCCTAGGTTGCCCCGGCACTCCATTTTTGGCAAAGTATCGGTGTCTGACACGTGTCAAACACCAATACTGGGTAAAACTCGCCGGACTCCGGTGTCCGAgcggtgttttttttttttttttttttttttttttttttttttttttttttttttttttttttttttttttttcgcttctcTGACACAGCGTTGACATgccaacaatgaaaaaaaaattcatagattTTGACAGATGGACACAGTGTAGTCAAAGGCGTTTCAAGCGAGCGCCTAGGCACTCAAGCAAGGCGAGACAGCGTAAAAGCGCCTCAAGGTCACTAAAGTGAGGCGTCTTTAGTGAGGCGAGTGCCTCTGTCAACTAGTTGCTTGCTTTGAACAATTTTTCCAAGCGTAAGGCGATAGCCTCCGTcgcctttgttttctttccgtcacttttgttttctttctggTGCAGAGGATTTGGTTTCCTTAAAAACAAGATGactagcttttttattttattttataactcaattttgTCTTTTAGTAACATTAGTGGGGTTTGAGTTGACAACTactaatatttaataaaaagcacAACAAACTTCAGCTTTTTAGaaccacaaataaataataaaatataatataagtaCATGGACCTTCAAGCCACTACAACAATTGCCCAACAATACCCTAACTCACCAGGTTTTATttctacttttaaattttataacattattttattccTATTTCCTAcatgtaattttaatttaaaaagctCTCTTTTTAACTCTTACTTCTCATTCTCTGaacctcttttctctcttttaatttaaattctagacataaatgtattttatgtctaaaaatattaaaaaatatgct
This genomic stretch from Castanea sativa cultivar Marrone di Chiusa Pesio chromosome 9, ASM4071231v1 harbors:
- the LOC142609403 gene encoding pyruvate kinase, cytosolic isozyme-like, whose protein sequence is MEKLLGAAAQGRPKTKIVCTLGPSSRSVDMLERLLRAGMNVARFNFSHGTHAYHQHTLDNLRTAMRNTGAHCAVMLDTKGPEIRTGFLKDSKPVELQQGQEILITTDYNTKCDETMISMSYEKLAKDLKPQSVILCADGSISLTVLDCDKELGLVRCRCENSAVLGEKKNVNLPGVVVDLPTLTDKDIDDILNWGIPNEIDMIALSFVRKGSDLVEVRKLLGKHANNILLISKVENQEGIDNFDEILANSDGFMVARGDLGMEIPIEKIFWAQKMMIRSANIQGKPVITATQMLESMTKSPRPTRAEATDVANAVLDGTDCVMLSGETAAGAYPEIAVQTMAKICAEAENFINYGDLFKRTIETAPMLKSSLESLAASAVHTAHCMKATLILVISKGGNTAKLVAKYRPSVPIISLVVPQITSDVIDLSWSFIAPLRHSLIYRGLVPDICPELASEEAIELAIQNAKGQALCNTGDSVVVLHGLDTDSMIKICTVE